The genomic window CCCCTCGCGGAGCAGGTGAACGATCACGAGCAGCTCGCCAACGTCCGGATGTTCTACGGGCAGGCGCTGGCCCAGATGGGGCAGCTGGACGCCGCGTACGAGCAGCTGCAACTGGCGCTGGGAGAAGCCCGCCGGCACGAGATCCGCACGCCTGAACGCCTGGCGCTGCTGCACCTCAGTCGCGTGCACGCCGACCGGGGCGAGTGGCAGCAGGCGTACGAGACACTCCAGTCGCACGAGGAACTGAGCCGGTCCCTGCAGGCGCAGACGGTCGAGCGGAAAGCGAAGGTGCTGAGCGCGCAGATGCAACTCGAAATTCTGCGCCGTGAAGCAGAAGTGGAGCGCCGCCGCAACAACGAGCTGACGCAGGCCAACGTGGCCTTGCAGGCCGCTCAGGACACGCTGCAGTACCGCGCGACACACGACGCCCTGACCGGACTGGCCAACCGGGCGCACTTTCAGGCGGAGGTGGCGCAGGCCCTGGACGCGGAGGAGTCCACCAGGTTCGGGATCCTGTTTCTCGACCTGGACCGCTTCAAGGAAGTCAACGATACGCTGGGCCACGACGTCGGAGATGAACTCCTCCAGGCTGTCGCCCGGCGCCTGACGCAGTCGGTCCGCGCCGGTGATCTGGTGGCGCGCATGGGCGGCGACGAGTTCACGGTGATCCTCCGGAACCTGCGCAGCGATCAGGACATCGACCATGTCGCCCAGAAAATTCTCAACCAGTTGGTCCAGCCCGTTCAGGTCAAGGGCCACACCCTGCACGTGACGGCCTCCATCGGTGCCGCCGTCGCCCCGCGCGACGGGCAGGACGTCACCACCCTCCAGCGGCACGCCGACATCGCCATGTACCGCGCCAAGCAGGCCGGCAAGAACGGCGTGCGCCTCTACCACCCGGCCATGGGTGAGGCCGCGGCTGAACGCGTGGACCTGGAACGCGACCTCCGGCAGGCCCTGGACGGCCAGCAGTTCACCCTGCACTACCAGGGCCAGTTTGATGGCGCCACCGGCGCGCTTCAGGGTTTTGAGGCGCTGGTCCGCTGGCAGCATGCCACCCAGGGCGTGCTTCTGCCGAGTAAGTTCATCGGCTTGGCTGAGGAAACGCAGCTGATTCTGCCGCTCGGCGCGTGGGTGCTGCAGGAAGCCTGCCGGCAGGCCGCCGCGTGGCACGCCGTCACTCCGGGGCTGACCATCAGCGTGAACGTCAGCGCGGTGCAATTCGAGCATCCGGGCTTCAGCGCCGCCGTGCGTGAGGCCCTGGACCGCTCTGGCCTCCCGGCCGGGTGTCTGATCCTGGAACTGACGGAAAGCGCCGTGCTGCGCGATCCGGCGGCGGCGGCGCAGCTGACGCACCTCAAGCGCCTTGGCGTCCGGGTGGCGCTGGATGATTTCGGAACGGGGCAGAGCAGCCTCAGCCTCCTCCACAGTCTGCCCATTGACGAGCTGAAGATTGACCGGTCGTTCGTGCAGTCCGCGAACCGCGTGCTGCTGGAAGTCATGCTGCACCTCGCGCAGGGCCTGAACCTGCGCGTGGTCGCCGAGGGCGTGGAAACTGCGGATCAGCAGGCGCTGCTCCGGACGCTGGGTTGCGACAGCCTCCAGGGTTACCTCCTGGCGCGTCCAGGGCCAGCGGAAGACGCGCGGTCCCTGCTGACCCCGTAATGCGGGGCGACGTCATTCAGGCGCAGGGCATACCCGACTGGATCGTGACGGGTCCCCATGCACCAGACCGATCAGGGCCCGTCAGGTCTGGTGGCCTGGGTGAGCAACAGGGCTGGGCCGGAGACAGCCGCCCGACCGCGTTGAACGACGGCCCATGACGTCTTCAGGTGACCTTCACCCAATTCGAGCATCGTTCCTCACCGATGCGTGGGCGCCC from Deinococcus sedimenti includes these protein-coding regions:
- a CDS encoding EAL domain-containing protein, whose product is MADPMVVSDAVQAEALLREAHALALHVGDVRSQALALTLLGATFYFRSQYHQALAVLTEAQEAADLAQDSALQSRVANNMGICAVALGRYADGIHWYQRSLDVAQANGDDAGRARTLSNVGLIHVELGDYELALEIFEQVMSLTHSGEERHSPSMSSNTINMVYSYYHVGKPQEALSLALEHLPVLQALGIRQHEVVLRAWMVPCLVATGQTAEAARQAKALLPLAEQVNDHEQLANVRMFYGQALAQMGQLDAAYEQLQLALGEARRHEIRTPERLALLHLSRVHADRGEWQQAYETLQSHEELSRSLQAQTVERKAKVLSAQMQLEILRREAEVERRRNNELTQANVALQAAQDTLQYRATHDALTGLANRAHFQAEVAQALDAEESTRFGILFLDLDRFKEVNDTLGHDVGDELLQAVARRLTQSVRAGDLVARMGGDEFTVILRNLRSDQDIDHVAQKILNQLVQPVQVKGHTLHVTASIGAAVAPRDGQDVTTLQRHADIAMYRAKQAGKNGVRLYHPAMGEAAAERVDLERDLRQALDGQQFTLHYQGQFDGATGALQGFEALVRWQHATQGVLLPSKFIGLAEETQLILPLGAWVLQEACRQAAAWHAVTPGLTISVNVSAVQFEHPGFSAAVREALDRSGLPAGCLILELTESAVLRDPAAAAQLTHLKRLGVRVALDDFGTGQSSLSLLHSLPIDELKIDRSFVQSANRVLLEVMLHLAQGLNLRVVAEGVETADQQALLRTLGCDSLQGYLLARPGPAEDARSLLTP